TTGGTGACcaccttgaaaaataaaaaataaaaaaaaaacttttagtcctaaattttgatttttttaaagtattcaTTTGaagcccaaatgataaaataataagaacaaaTATTCTTCTCTAGCATCACTCGTGTTTTGGGGACAAGTCCAATAATACTTTAGGAAGAGCAAGATGCTGCTGCAGCTTCCTCAAAATAAAAGCAATGAAATGTTTAGTCATAAAAGACGATCATGTTGATGGGAGAAATTAGGCCAACACAATAACAAACTCTAACAGTGTAATAAGCAGCGGAAATAAATTTCCCTAAACTTGCAAGATCCTGCGAGGAGTACCAATGAAATATAGAGcgcaaaaaagaaattaaggaaaaaatgcAAGGCTAAAAATCAGGGGTCGTCCAGACCAAAGAAATAACTCCACTATAATCAATGAAGATATAAGAGAACCTCCAACAAGTGCACTAAAACcccaaaatatataatagataatGCGAAACACTTATCTCTCTCTACATATATCTTTTTCCCGATCCAACCGGACAATTTGAAGTATCATGCGCGTAGAACCAGCTGTCCAAAAATCAGCCTGATCCAACGGTAAACGAATCCGCAGTTGCAATCTGAAAAACGCTCTCTGATGGGTATGCGAAAATCACAATGATTTTCCctcttctttttcctctctcaATGATTTGTAACTGTTTTTTCCTCTCAAATAAGTCTCTCTCACTATATCTCACTCTCTAATATGACCCCTCCCCACTTAAATAAGTGAGACATACAGGCCTTCTCATTTTGGGCCTTTACTTCACATAGAAAGGGAGCCCAAAAAACTCAACACATGTTTACAGAAGGAACTCTCCAgaatttttgtgttttgataTCTTAGGAAAAAACATTCTTCAAGGATCTATTATACGCTAGCTTTATGCTCCTTCAGGATATGTAAAGCAAAGAAACATTCTAGACTAATTAATAAACATGGATCAcattatgactatttgaatataCCTCTCCAATGATGTAACTTCTGCTTCAAGCTGAGATGCCCTCCCCTTGGCTTCATCTAGAGGCATTGATGAACCTAATTTGAATTCACTATCTTGAAGCCGCTTCCGTATCTCCTTatcctgtaatttttttttcaaaaaaaaaaaaaaaaaaaaaaaatcaaaggtgACGGTAGATGTAACAAACTGAATTGTCCTAAATCTTAATTTGCAACAATAACaatcagaaaatattttacatattaaaaatcattcaaaGAAGTTATGAGTTGTAGTAGTAAAATGGAAGAGATGGAGGAAGgagaagaaagaataaaagaatatcTGTAACAGATGTGCGATAGCAATGGTCTCACCCTTCTTTCAGCACATTGTTTATATAAGGCAATTTCATCTTGACAAAATGGTTCGATGTCATTGATTTGCAGGCCTACAAGATTTAAATAAAGCTTATAAGATCTTCAGATACGACCATGTTGCAACACACATCTAATATTAAAACctttaaaacaaacaacaaatatcTGTCCACAGTTCACTCATGGCATTATCAGTAGATTGAACCTTGTTGAAGTTAATCCTTTAACTTCTCCTGTCTGGTAATACCGAAAAAAGTGTTGATTATGAAGACCATCATGGCTATTTACTTTGTTTACATGTAAAGTCATACAAAATCCCATGAGCTGATGTTCCCACTTAATTCTAATTACGAAAACAACAAAGCAAAACAACTGCTTAATTCATATCATTGCATCTACTCACAgctatcaaattaaaataaaaacacaaatctCAGAGCTTATTTTTTCTAAGGTTCAATCTTATGATAAatgttcaataattaaaaaaataatagtcacATGATAAGGCTAAAAAAACAAgtatctaatttttattatcttttctatgcatttaatttccttttttttatagaaattaattattaaggtTTTGAATGTTCTTCCTTCTCTATGTTATGTGTACCTCTAATGAGTCTCACATTTTAAGCCAGCAAAGGAATTAACAAAAAGAACATCTACATCTGGTTAATAAAAATGGGACTTACAGAGAAAGAGATTCCTGAGAATTCCATCACACAAATCAACACCTTGGAGTACATGGGAGGCTATTTCTGGTGGTACTACAGGTGATGGAGGACCCGTCATTAAATCATCACCAACCAAAATTGTTTCATCCATCGTTGGCTGCGCATCAACTGAAACCCACACACAAGTTTTTCAACATTTTTCATCTTCCAAACATTTGAACCTTTTCATTATGGTTTTAAGGCAAGTGACCCAAACCAAAACAATTTAACATGACAATAAAGTAAATAGTATGACCGTGGCTGAGATGACATACCATCCATGATTGCTTTCCTGGTAATCCttcggcaaaaaaatataacaattctGGTTTCTTCTGTTCCTTTTCTTACTGTAGCAGCTTACAAGTCACACCTCACGGGATACAATTGCTGAAACAAAATTAAGTTCAAATTACAATATTAGAATTATAATTGATCATTGATACGGTTAGCTAGTGGTACCACATGACTAAAAAACGTCTCATTTTGTAGATCAGAATGTTGCAGGTACCAAATGATCAAATAAGTGTTTCAAACATTTTTACAAACACCGTCGGGGCATGTATAATTTCGTTGGTCTATTGCCCCAGTTGAAGTAATTTTTCACAGACAAAATCCGAGCCATAATCCTTGCTTCTATTTTTTAGTTGTATAAATCAGAAGCCAAGACAAATCCAACAcaacaattaaaacaaatataccAACTTAGAGTGAAATTAAAAACCTTAAATTGCCTAACTCTCGATAAGAGTAAGGAAAGTGAAATGCGAGTACGTACCCGGAATCAGGGGACGACGCAGAAGCAAAACTTGCTCTGTTCTTAGTTGGTTTTATGATTTTTCGCTTCCCAAATCGAGATGAGGTGAAGATTAGGGGGCTTATGACTTATGGGTTTTATTTACGTGCACGTTGCTGGGGGTTTGTTAAGGATTTTAGAACTTTTGGCATTCTCATATGCCATTTGATGCTTTTTTTAATCTCAGCtggtttttccttcttccgTGTTAATCCTAAATCCTGTGTTTGGATGGATACAGAatcattcattattttaaatgagatattgaatatttgttattttaaatttaatatttgaataataatctAAAGGGGAATTGTATatctgaaattttaattaacaaaaataagtaatatgaaattctcttaaaaatcaaagaattttaatttcctcaTAGCTTACTCACTCTTCCAAATCGATCCCATTGCGCTTCTCATTGCGAACATCATCGATATCTCTTACCCCAACGTGGAGCACCACATTCTCCCCTCGACGCTCTTCCTCAAAGTCCCCATCTCCTGCTTCTGCGTCGACGACATTCGCAAATCTGTCGCTACTCATTACAAGACCCGCCCCTCCGACGCCCTCCTCCATCGCTGACGCCGTCTACGTCGGCCTCGTCTCCTCCAACCAACTCTGCGAGGCTAACTCCATTTTCAACCCTGATGTGAGTCAAAACCTCGTCGTTCCTCTCCCTTGCACTTGCTTCAACGGCTCCAATAACTCTTTCCCCGCGATTTACCTCTCTTATGTTGTTCGCCCCGTTGATACTCTCGCTGTCGTTGCTGCTAGGTACTTCACCACTCTCACTTATTTGATGAATGTTAATGCCATGGGAAGCACTGCTATCAACGACGATGATATCCTCGTTGTTCCAATACCCGgtagttaaattaaataatgttacttttttttgttacttacaatttataatttcctatttaatttgaatttcattgaaattgaattactttgtccaaacaaaaaaaaattaaaatacaagaaattaaattgtctcattcaaacaaaatatttacaaaatgaaagaaatttaaatcaaGGCAATCAAAATGCTGTGtatttgaatttcataaaaaaatttaaatcttccatccaaacacatggtGAGAAGAAGAAATGATTAAAAGAGAAGTAAAATCAAGCGAAACTAACACTTTTCCTCTACCAAACCGAATGTTACCTaaacatattttctttcttccattaattttctttggtttatttttttgaaattcatttGTCTTGAAGTTCAATCTTacgttaattaatttatttattgttgaacataaaaaaaaattaaaccttagtttaagaaaatattttctctttataattatagaaaatgtcgttattttttagtttcaaagattaatatgaaaaatcataaaagcaacatagtttaatttttatgtcttTCAACGTAAAAGTATTGCTGACTTACATAGAAATCATTATTCgtatctttttaattaatgtttttatacgATACCCACGATTcttcataatataatattataaaaaattgtcatctataattaatataatattataaaaaattgtcatataGTGATTggacaataatataaaaacactTTTGCACCATTAAACAGACTTAAAGCAAAGCTCGCACGATGGATCATTAACTACTTCCTTCCATGCAAAAATCAACTTAGAGCTAAGTGTAATTCTTGTTCAGTGATTCACCAAAGTTTCTATACTTTGAGGTGGCCAATATATGAGGAAAGTTTGCATAAATCTCACAAGATATATACTACAGAATACATTACTTTCtcctttcatttattttgtcttttGATCAGTACTGAGTAATCCATAAAAGTATTACATACAAATTCTTCAACTGACACAAAATTGGGCTCGAACACTTTTCCTTTGTCCCCTCCCTTTTTTTTCATCCCCTTGTTCTTAATAAATGAAAGCATTTCACCAGGTTGATAAGTCAACATGACTCATGCACGCCTGTACTCATCTCCACAATCACCAATCACTTTAAGCAGATCCTTTCCTTTCGCTGTGGCTTCTCTTATGCTGTTCACGTCGTCTTCATCAAGAACAAGCGAAAAGATAGCATTGGTATCTTGAATATGTTCTGCCAAGCCTAGTCTGACACCAACCATTGATCCTGCTACTGCAGGCTGCATGTTTGACAAGAACCAAAATAAAAGGGATATATACCAGGGCTCGTCCAATGTAGCATGAGAATGAggttttaaattaataagaacAGCAAATTCCTGGAGATAGAATAAATCAAATTCACCTGATCTAGTATATACTTCACACCAACAGTTGCGATCGAAACGCCATGTTTAGAAGCTACTTGTTTAAGAGTCCGAAGCAGTCCCTGGAACAAACTCCATCCTCCCCAAGCATCTACCATCTGCCACCGGATGCAAAGTACATGAAAAGTGAAAACACATGAATATAACCAAGTCACAAGGAAAAAATTGTTCTCATACAGGGAAAGCATCAATCATCAACTTGAATTGTTCTATACCCTACATATTGATTCAGAGTTATTTATCATTGACAATTCCCCTTTGCCAGACCATCTTACCTAAACTGCTTATCTCAGTTTTCCAATACAGTGAATTTAGAAGGGATAGCAGCTTGCTATAGAACACCAATGAAGGTGCTATATTTTCCTTAAACTACCTCCAAATAACTAATGGTGGTCATGAAATCATACCCTTTTGTACTTTTGGAGGGAGGGGGTGTTTATTGCAGGACCAGCAAAAGGAATAGATATGTTGGTGTCAAGGAACTTCTCCGACAACAGACCACCCATTACCGTTCCATACCTGCATCACAAACTGATCTACTAAGTGGGAAAATTTGTAGTTTTCTTTTAGTAAACTTATTTCATCTCATATTTAGGAGAACTAGTTTCTATGGCTGAGAATTTATTttctgagagagagagagagacgttATCAGTTTGACTCCTG
Above is a window of Glycine soja cultivar W05 chromosome 12, ASM419377v2, whole genome shotgun sequence DNA encoding:
- the LOC114378523 gene encoding uncharacterized protein LOC114378523 isoform X2, translating into MDVDAQPTMDETILVGDDLMTGPPSPVVPPEIASHVLQGVDLCDGILRNLFLCLQINDIEPFCQDEIALYKQCAERRDKEIRKRLQDSEFKLGSSMPLDEAKGRASQLEAEVTSLERLQLRIRLPLDQADFWTAGSTRMILQIVRLDREKDICRER
- the LOC114378523 gene encoding uncharacterized protein LOC114378523 isoform X1 → MDVDAQPTMDETILVGDDLMTGPPSPVVPPEIASHVLQGVDLCDGILRNLFLCLQINDIEPFCQDEIALYKQCAERRDKEIRKRLQDSEFKLGSSMPLDEAKGRASQLEAEVTSLERRLILASGVEGIEGFRQRWSLHGRLTDSKNRLQFLKQGLESRKKG